A stretch of the Aphis gossypii isolate Hap1 chromosome 2, ASM2018417v2, whole genome shotgun sequence genome encodes the following:
- the LOC114122751 gene encoding eclosion hormone-like gives MNTSAKKIVFLVAALVLIAIVDYTAADMADVGMCIRNCAQCKKMLGAYFEGPLCADACVKFKGKMIPDCENIESVAPFLNKLE, from the coding sequence ATGAACACTTCAGCCAAGAAAATCGTCTTCCTGGTCGCCGCGCTGGTATTGATCGCCATCGTCGATTATACGGCGGCGGACATGGCGGACGTTGGAATGTGCATCAGGAACTGCGCGCAGTGCAAGAAGATGTTGGGCGCCTATTTCGAAGGACCGCTGTGCGCGGACGCATGTGTCAAGTTCAAAGGCAAGATGATACCGGACTGCGAGAACATCGAATCCGTGGCGCCGTTCCTCAACAAACTCGAGTGA